From Actinosynnema mirum DSM 43827, a single genomic window includes:
- a CDS encoding pentapeptide repeat-containing protein, with translation MLEPPREWQPLRADCSRCAGLCCVVPEFAASSDFAITKPARTPCPNLGPDFRCGIHTRLRATGFTGCTVYDCFGAGQHVTQVVFNGRDWTDPEVAGRLFEVFPVVRTLHEVLNYLVEAAARLPEGGLRAEVVEARRDLETLLSQGPDVLRRTNPEARRREVNTLLLRASESLRAPASRRPDHRGADLIGRSFAGADLRGASLRGALLIGADLRGADLRGADLIGADLRGADLRGTDLREALFLVQSQLDAAKGDRTTTLSAPLTHSQHWPAALTRS, from the coding sequence GTGCTCGAACCGCCCCGCGAGTGGCAACCGCTGCGCGCCGACTGCTCGCGCTGCGCCGGCCTGTGCTGCGTGGTGCCCGAGTTCGCCGCGTCCTCGGACTTCGCGATCACCAAACCGGCCCGCACTCCGTGTCCCAACCTGGGCCCGGACTTCCGCTGCGGCATCCACACGCGCCTGCGCGCCACCGGTTTCACCGGCTGCACGGTGTACGACTGCTTCGGCGCGGGCCAGCACGTCACGCAGGTCGTGTTCAACGGCCGCGACTGGACCGACCCCGAGGTCGCAGGCCGCCTGTTCGAGGTGTTCCCGGTGGTGCGGACGCTGCACGAGGTCCTGAACTACCTGGTCGAAGCCGCCGCGCGCCTCCCCGAAGGCGGCCTGCGCGCGGAGGTCGTCGAGGCCCGCAGGGACCTGGAGACCCTGCTGTCCCAGGGCCCCGACGTCCTGCGGCGCACCAACCCGGAAGCCCGCCGCCGCGAGGTGAACACCCTCCTGCTGCGCGCCAGCGAGTCCCTCCGGGCCCCGGCGTCCCGCAGACCGGACCACCGCGGCGCGGACCTGATCGGCCGCTCGTTCGCCGGAGCCGACCTGCGCGGCGCGTCACTGCGCGGGGCCCTGCTGATCGGCGCCGACCTGCGCGGGGCGGACCTGCGCGGCGCGGACCTCATCGGCGCGGACCTGCGAGGCGCGGACCTGCGCGGAACCGACCTGCGCGAAGCCCTGTTCCTGGTCCAGTCCCAACTGGACGCGGCCAAGGGCGACCGCACCACCACCCTCAGCGCACCCCTGACCCACTCCCAGCACTGGCCCGCAGCCCTCACCCGCAGCTGA
- a CDS encoding NACHT domain-containing protein: MDSRQLARTARTAALSTVGAVVLLVLVPTAFNAATGGSAPRVLGPLAPWLWPALAGLCAVAAGLVAWEPLAERWRQRRPHHPANREAALERVERFVRAERERALAAQVRLKLGVAPKVGPSLPTRMRAPLVVVGEAGAGKTTLLLELAEALLERARDDDARPLPVVVDLAAWRGDTGFTEWLLARVESRYRISPRLGRVWLADRRFALLFDGLDELSGAERARCLAEVSALGVAQFALCSRNADLPGLPEHEVVRVDQVRRGDVQALLAACGPRVAGLRDELEKQPELWAELRTPLALGLLVLARRAGRVDYRRGVLDTYVAEAVSRVPRAERLLRALRFLARVAAAPQHRDLLARGSLPHRTGWLGFVGPDVVRRLFGRVVPGVLAGAVAATCLVVGVAVGVLPAAVLALSSAALPWGRFPVGRGSGDAGPGRGKRSRGESLRGFRWAATGFVVGAVVAGLFAAGGGLLVWLITPWPWALRYGVVVAVAFGLALALLRDRYWAIACALVPASVMVLTGPGELLLVALGSALGTAAVVGVFLGGVEEVWAGLPAEWERTDRVPGGVGSASAALGGASSGAALDGSPSGGAALDGPSSGSAPSDGAVSERGRSRFRAGTGFGVAVSGAHRWLPGAGALGVVGALGAGAVVDPGAALAPSVGVLVGLLVLPLVVRPVDRVAEVLAKPLALDELPLGRGALAQTARDRLLLVGDQRFPHAVVRDHLAACDPVDLAELARQIRPGEASAKG; the protein is encoded by the coding sequence ATGGATTCCCGCCAGCTCGCCCGAACCGCGCGCACCGCCGCCCTGTCGACCGTGGGCGCCGTGGTGCTCCTGGTGCTCGTCCCGACCGCGTTCAACGCGGCAACCGGCGGGTCCGCGCCCAGGGTGCTCGGGCCGCTCGCGCCGTGGTTGTGGCCCGCGCTCGCCGGGTTGTGCGCGGTCGCGGCCGGGCTGGTGGCGTGGGAGCCGCTGGCCGAGCGGTGGCGGCAGCGCAGGCCGCACCACCCGGCCAACCGGGAGGCCGCGCTGGAGCGGGTGGAGCGGTTCGTGCGCGCGGAGCGGGAGCGGGCGCTGGCCGCGCAGGTGCGGTTGAAGCTCGGGGTCGCGCCGAAGGTCGGGCCGTCGCTGCCGACCAGGATGCGCGCGCCGCTGGTCGTGGTGGGCGAGGCCGGGGCGGGCAAGACGACGTTGCTGCTGGAGCTGGCCGAGGCGCTGCTGGAACGGGCGCGCGACGACGACGCAAGACCCCTGCCCGTGGTGGTGGACCTGGCCGCTTGGCGGGGGGATACTGGTTTCACCGAGTGGCTCCTGGCGCGGGTCGAGTCGCGCTACCGGATCAGCCCTCGGTTGGGTCGGGTGTGGTTGGCGGACAGGCGGTTCGCGCTGCTGTTCGACGGGCTGGACGAGCTGTCCGGCGCCGAGCGGGCGCGCTGCCTGGCCGAGGTGTCCGCTCTTGGGGTGGCGCAGTTCGCGCTGTGCAGCCGGAACGCGGATCTCCCCGGCCTGCCCGAGCACGAGGTCGTCAGGGTCGACCAGGTGCGCCGCGGGGACGTGCAGGCGCTGCTCGCCGCGTGCGGGCCGCGCGTCGCGGGGTTGCGCGACGAGCTGGAGAAGCAGCCGGAGCTGTGGGCCGAGCTGCGGACCCCGCTCGCCCTCGGTCTGCTGGTGCTGGCGCGCCGGGCCGGACGGGTCGACTACCGGCGGGGCGTGCTGGACACCTACGTGGCCGAGGCGGTGTCGCGGGTGCCGAGGGCGGAGCGCTTGCTGCGGGCGCTGCGGTTCCTGGCGCGCGTGGCGGCGGCGCCGCAGCACCGGGACCTGCTGGCGCGCGGCAGCCTGCCGCACCGGACGGGGTGGCTGGGCTTCGTGGGGCCGGACGTGGTGCGGCGCCTGTTCGGGCGTGTGGTGCCGGGCGTGCTGGCGGGCGCGGTGGCGGCGACCTGCCTGGTCGTGGGGGTCGCGGTCGGCGTGCTGCCCGCGGCGGTCCTGGCGCTGTCGTCGGCCGCGCTGCCCTGGGGACGGTTCCCGGTGGGGCGGGGTTCGGGTGATGCCGGACCCGGTCGGGGCAAGCGGAGCCGGGGCGAGTCGCTGCGGGGGTTCCGTTGGGCGGCAACGGGTTTTGTCGTGGGCGCGGTGGTCGCGGGGCTGTTCGCCGCTGGTGGTGGGCTGCTGGTCTGGTTGATCACGCCGTGGCCGTGGGCGTTGCGGTACGGGGTGGTGGTGGCGGTGGCGTTCGGGTTGGCGCTGGCACTGCTGCGCGACCGGTACTGGGCGATCGCGTGCGCCCTCGTGCCCGCGTCGGTGATGGTGCTGACCGGGCCCGGTGAGTTGCTGCTGGTGGCGTTGGGTTCCGCGCTTGGCACCGCTGCGGTTGTGGGGGTGTTCCTGGGCGGGGTCGAGGAGGTGTGGGCCGGGCTGCCTGCGGAGTGGGAGCGGACGGATCGGGTTCCCGGTGGGGTCGGGTCAGCCAGCGCAGCGCTTGGCGGGGCGTCATCCGGCGCGGCGCTGGATGGCTCGCCATCGGGCGGCGCGGCACTGGACGGTCCGTCATCGGGCAGTGCACCGTCCGATGGCGCCGTTTCGGAGCGCGGGCGGTCGCGGTTCCGGGCCGGCACGGGGTTCGGGGTTGCGGTGAGCGGTGCGCACCGGTGGCTTCCCGGTGCGGGAGCGCTGGGGGTCGTGGGCGCGCTGGGGGCGGGTGCGGTGGTTGATCCGGGTGCGGCGTTGGCGCCGTCGGTTGGGGTGCTGGTCGGGTTGTTGGTGCTGCCGCTGGTGGTTCGGCCGGTTGACCGGGTCGCCGAGGTGCTGGCCAAGCCGCTCGCGTTGGACGAGTTGCCGCTGGGGCGCGGGGCGTTGGCGCAGACCGCTCGGGACCGGTTGCTGCTGGTGGGCGATCAGCGGTTCCCGCACGCCGTGGTGCGTGATCACCTCGCCGCGTGCGACCCGGTGGACCTGGCCGAACTGGCGCGACAGATCAGGCCCGGTGAGGCTTCCGCCAAGGGGTGA
- a CDS encoding RidA family protein, whose amino-acid sequence MRRAILSGSSFEESIGYARAVVDGEWVHVSGTTGFDYSTMTIADDVVAQAEQSLRNIADALAQAGTTLADVVRVRYYLPDTADFEPCWPALRAAFGESRPAATMLSCGLADPRMRIEIEVTARKAR is encoded by the coding sequence ATGAGGCGCGCCATCCTGTCCGGTTCCTCCTTCGAGGAGAGCATCGGGTACGCCCGAGCGGTCGTCGACGGCGAGTGGGTGCACGTCTCGGGCACCACCGGGTTCGACTACTCGACCATGACGATCGCGGACGACGTGGTGGCGCAGGCCGAGCAGTCGCTGCGCAACATCGCGGACGCGCTCGCGCAGGCGGGGACCACGCTCGCCGACGTGGTCCGCGTCCGCTACTACCTGCCCGACACCGCGGACTTCGAGCCGTGCTGGCCCGCGCTGCGCGCCGCGTTCGGCGAGAGCAGGCCCGCCGCGACGATGCTCAGCTGCGGCCTCGCCGACCCGAGGATGCGCATCGAGATCGAGGTCACCGCCCGGAAGGCCCGTTAG
- a CDS encoding alpha/beta fold hydrolase: MPTEQLNGTTVRYDVSGEGELVVLVMGTGASGRVWHAHQVPALVAAGFRVATPDNRGVFPADARGFTVDDLVGDVAALIERLGGPARVVGTSLGARVAQELALARPDLVRSLVLLATAGRTDPLQVALSRGERELFDRGVTTPPAYRAAVSALSNLSPATLRDPVAARDWVDLLEFTEQGVDAGVRAQLELAEFEPRLDAYRGITAPTLVVGFADDRLVPPHLGREVADAIPGARYAEVADAGHYGYLERPDEVNRVVVGFLRE, encoded by the coding sequence ATGCCGACCGAGCAGCTGAACGGGACCACCGTCCGGTACGACGTGTCCGGGGAGGGCGAGCTGGTCGTCCTGGTGATGGGCACCGGGGCGTCCGGGCGGGTGTGGCACGCGCACCAGGTGCCCGCGCTGGTGGCCGCCGGGTTCCGGGTGGCCACGCCCGACAACCGCGGCGTGTTCCCCGCCGACGCGCGCGGGTTCACCGTCGACGACCTGGTGGGGGACGTGGCCGCGCTAATCGAGCGGCTCGGCGGTCCGGCGCGGGTGGTCGGGACGTCGCTGGGCGCGCGGGTGGCGCAGGAGCTGGCGCTGGCCCGGCCGGACCTGGTGCGCTCGCTGGTGCTGCTGGCCACGGCGGGGCGGACGGACCCGCTGCAGGTGGCGCTGTCGCGCGGCGAGCGGGAGCTGTTCGACCGGGGCGTGACCACTCCCCCGGCGTACCGGGCGGCGGTGTCGGCGCTGTCGAACCTGTCGCCCGCGACGCTGCGGGACCCCGTGGCGGCGCGGGACTGGGTGGACCTGCTGGAGTTCACCGAGCAGGGGGTGGACGCGGGGGTCAGGGCGCAGCTGGAGCTGGCGGAGTTCGAGCCCCGGCTGGACGCCTACCGGGGGATCACCGCGCCGACGCTGGTGGTGGGGTTCGCGGACGACCGGCTGGTGCCACCGCACCTGGGGCGCGAGGTGGCGGACGCGATCCCCGGCGCGCGGTACGCGGAGGTGGCGGACGCCGGGCACTACGGGTACCTGGAGCGGCCCGACGAGGTGAACCGGGTGGTGGTGGGGTTCCTGCGGGAGTGA
- the recQ gene encoding DNA helicase RecQ — MASSDAGEVLRRVFGYESFRGDQGEIVEHVIGGGDALVLMPTGGGKSLCYQIPSLVRSGVGVVISPLIALMQDQVDALRDVGVRAGFLNSTQFPDERQLVESEFLAGELDLLYLAPERLRLDATTRLLERGDVALFAIDEAHCVAQWGHDFRPDYLALSHLKERWPDVPRIALTATATKATHAEIATRLGLEDAKHFVASFDRPNIQYRIVPKNEPKKQLLKLLRDEHAGDSGIVYCLSRNSTEKTAEFLVDNGIAALPYHAGLDAGTRAANQSRFLREDGLVMVATIAFGMGIDKPDVRFVAHLDLPKSVEGYYQETGRAGRDGQPSTAWLAYGLQDVVQQRKMIEDSQGDQEHRRRQAQHLDAMLSLCEAVDCRRARLLEYFGQSGEPCGNCDTCLAPPETWDGTVPAQKVLSTIVRLKRERRQKFGAGQIIDILLGRKTAKVIQFDHDSLSVFGIGEELNESGWRAVVRQLLAQGLLAVEGEYSTLTTTPGSDEVLFQGRKVLMRRQPERVEKVRTARGSGKQRADQLELSPEQEEVFESLRTWRAATAKEQGVPAYVIFHDATLRQIASTAPSTLDALGGISGVGENKLAKYGQQIIDTLNP, encoded by the coding sequence ATGGCTTCCAGCGACGCGGGTGAGGTCCTGCGGAGGGTCTTCGGGTACGAGTCTTTCCGCGGTGACCAGGGCGAGATCGTCGAGCACGTCATCGGTGGCGGCGACGCGCTCGTCCTCATGCCCACCGGCGGCGGCAAGTCGCTCTGCTACCAGATCCCCTCCCTGGTCAGGTCCGGTGTCGGGGTCGTCATCTCGCCGCTGATCGCGCTCATGCAGGACCAGGTCGACGCCCTGCGCGACGTCGGCGTGCGCGCGGGCTTCCTCAACTCCACCCAGTTCCCCGACGAGCGCCAGCTCGTGGAGTCCGAGTTCCTCGCGGGCGAGCTGGACCTGCTCTACCTCGCCCCCGAGCGCCTGCGCCTGGACGCCACGACCCGCCTGCTGGAGCGCGGCGACGTCGCGCTGTTCGCGATCGACGAGGCGCACTGCGTCGCCCAGTGGGGCCACGACTTCCGCCCCGACTACCTGGCCCTGTCGCACCTCAAGGAGCGCTGGCCGGACGTCCCGCGCATCGCCCTCACCGCGACCGCCACCAAGGCCACCCACGCCGAGATCGCCACCCGGCTCGGCCTGGAGGACGCCAAGCACTTCGTCGCCAGCTTCGACCGCCCCAACATCCAGTACCGGATCGTCCCCAAGAACGAGCCGAAGAAGCAGCTCCTCAAGCTCCTGCGCGACGAGCACGCGGGCGACTCCGGCATCGTCTACTGCCTGTCCCGCAACTCCACGGAGAAGACCGCGGAGTTCCTGGTGGACAACGGGATCGCGGCCCTGCCCTACCACGCGGGCCTGGACGCGGGCACGCGCGCGGCCAACCAGTCGCGGTTCCTGCGCGAGGACGGCCTGGTCATGGTCGCGACCATCGCGTTCGGCATGGGCATCGACAAGCCGGACGTCCGGTTCGTCGCGCACCTGGACCTGCCGAAGTCCGTCGAGGGCTACTACCAGGAGACGGGTCGCGCGGGCCGCGACGGTCAGCCGTCCACGGCGTGGCTCGCGTACGGGCTGCAGGACGTGGTGCAGCAGCGCAAGATGATCGAGGACTCGCAGGGCGACCAGGAGCACCGCCGCCGCCAGGCTCAGCACCTGGACGCGATGCTGTCGCTGTGCGAGGCCGTCGACTGCCGCCGCGCGCGACTGCTGGAGTACTTCGGCCAGAGCGGCGAGCCGTGCGGCAACTGCGACACCTGCCTCGCCCCGCCGGAGACGTGGGACGGCACGGTGCCCGCGCAGAAGGTGCTGTCCACGATCGTCCGGCTCAAGCGCGAGCGCAGGCAGAAGTTCGGCGCGGGCCAGATCATCGACATCCTGCTCGGCCGCAAGACCGCGAAGGTCATCCAGTTCGACCACGACTCGCTGTCGGTGTTCGGCATCGGCGAGGAGCTGAACGAGAGCGGGTGGCGCGCGGTCGTGCGGCAGCTGCTCGCGCAGGGCCTGCTGGCGGTGGAGGGCGAGTACTCGACGCTGACCACCACGCCGGGTAGCGACGAGGTGCTGTTCCAGGGCCGCAAGGTGCTGATGCGCCGCCAGCCGGAGCGGGTCGAGAAGGTCCGCACGGCGCGCGGCAGCGGCAAGCAGCGCGCGGACCAGCTGGAGCTGTCGCCGGAGCAGGAGGAGGTCTTCGAGAGCCTGCGGACCTGGCGCGCGGCCACGGCGAAGGAGCAGGGCGTGCCCGCGTACGTGATCTTCCACGACGCCACGCTGCGCCAGATCGCGAGCACCGCGCCGAGCACGCTGGACGCGCTGGGCGGCATCAGCGGGGTCGGTGAGAACAAGCTCGCGAAGTACGGCCAGCAGATCATCGACACCCTGAACCCGTGA
- a CDS encoding HNH endonuclease: MSMTSDSGKQLNAAFSVVPDGDGLAVVLESSSGADRQRPNARNPDYRAALELLLRRLGALDAVLTAVLVDSSVVQRLSEEKRTLPLERLPLAECSDFHGLRKQLTQLQRGIGQSGGKASSGNATRRLRLRVDVPGHTGADAAALQARLARFPAKPEPEQPPTERPAPDYDVVWPTNKLLVEIRDLSTRSAEGRGLQESLTLLWALGRLTRGRARLTSWPEFEREVGDLLVEFGENRTPGHPFWHLASAPDLWETHGLAAIPTATDTGARAGFPALTSTALTKDRLLRTQVIAVLANAYLGDDAQAVLTKVGLGVADLDRPSASTTRVEQTALRSLLLDGRDAAPCALCGNEYPVESLVAAHIKRRSACTPEQKLDLANVAMLACALGCDHLYEQGHLTVAPDGRIRVADTTYPAVRARLAELDGRHVPAHTPESRDYFEWHSTTVFTKPVGPVG, translated from the coding sequence ATGAGCATGACCTCGGACTCCGGCAAGCAGCTGAACGCGGCCTTCTCCGTGGTCCCGGACGGCGACGGGCTGGCCGTGGTGCTGGAGAGCTCCAGCGGTGCGGACCGCCAGCGGCCGAACGCCCGGAACCCCGACTACCGCGCCGCGCTCGAACTGCTGCTGCGGCGCCTCGGCGCCCTCGACGCCGTGCTGACCGCCGTGCTCGTGGACTCCAGCGTCGTGCAGCGCCTCTCCGAGGAGAAGCGCACCCTCCCCCTGGAGCGGCTGCCCCTCGCCGAGTGCTCCGACTTCCACGGGCTGCGCAAGCAGCTCACCCAACTCCAGCGGGGGATCGGGCAGTCCGGCGGGAAGGCGAGCAGCGGGAACGCCACCAGGCGCCTGCGGCTCCGGGTCGACGTGCCCGGACACACCGGGGCTGACGCCGCCGCCCTGCAGGCGCGCCTCGCCCGCTTCCCCGCCAAGCCCGAGCCGGAGCAGCCGCCCACCGAGCGCCCCGCCCCCGACTACGACGTCGTCTGGCCCACCAACAAGCTGCTGGTCGAGATCCGCGACCTCAGCACCCGCTCCGCCGAAGGCCGCGGCCTCCAGGAATCGCTCACCCTCCTCTGGGCCCTCGGCAGGCTGACGCGCGGTCGGGCGCGGCTCACCAGCTGGCCCGAGTTCGAGCGCGAGGTGGGGGACCTGCTGGTCGAGTTCGGCGAGAACCGCACCCCCGGACACCCCTTCTGGCACCTCGCCTCCGCCCCGGACCTCTGGGAGACCCACGGCCTCGCCGCCATCCCGACGGCCACCGACACCGGGGCCCGCGCGGGCTTCCCCGCGCTGACCTCCACCGCGCTGACCAAGGACCGCCTCCTGCGCACCCAGGTCATCGCCGTGCTGGCCAACGCCTACCTCGGCGACGACGCGCAGGCCGTGCTCACCAAGGTCGGTCTGGGCGTCGCGGACCTCGACCGCCCCTCGGCCTCCACCACCCGTGTCGAGCAGACCGCCCTGCGGAGCCTGCTCCTCGACGGTCGTGACGCCGCCCCGTGCGCCCTCTGCGGCAACGAGTACCCGGTCGAGAGCCTGGTCGCCGCGCACATCAAGCGCCGATCCGCCTGCACCCCCGAGCAGAAGCTCGACCTCGCCAACGTCGCCATGCTCGCCTGCGCCCTGGGCTGCGACCACCTCTACGAGCAGGGCCACCTCACCGTCGCCCCCGACGGCCGCATCCGCGTCGCAGACACCACCTACCCCGCCGTCCGCGCCCGCCTCGCCGAACTCGACGGCCGCCACGTCCCCGCGCACACCCCGGAATCACGGGACTACTTTGAGTGGCACTCCACCACCGTCTTCACGAAACCTGTCGGACCCGTCGGCTAG